Proteins from a genomic interval of Paenibacillus sp. FSL H8-0048:
- a CDS encoding flagellar motor protein MotB, whose product MRQRNRRQPRASAGKESRDRWMITYADLITLLLIFFVILFAMSSLDSQKYAIVSGSLSDTFKSGSTVLEGGSGVLEGNQGITGTDVSKGHTEDSGTAGGPSATGSADSDGLNGNGQTGDGDGHQPSARELAFREQEAKLAALMGVITQYVEENNLGEQIFVADKPQGIAITLSDRFLFDAGKAELKSPAFPALRQLSGLFRGIGATISIEGHTDNVPVTPGSLYRDNWELSGARALSVLRFFLDKEGLSPDTFQYAGYADTRPAYDNTTAEGKQRNRRVELIVLRQLQEEE is encoded by the coding sequence ATGAGACAAAGAAACCGCCGGCAGCCCCGCGCCTCCGCAGGCAAGGAGAGCCGGGACCGCTGGATGATTACCTACGCGGATCTGATCACGCTTCTGCTGATTTTCTTCGTGATTCTGTTCGCCATGAGCAGCCTGGATTCGCAGAAATATGCCATTGTCAGCGGCTCCTTATCGGATACCTTCAAGAGCGGAAGTACAGTGCTGGAGGGCGGAAGCGGCGTACTTGAAGGCAATCAGGGAATTACAGGGACTGACGTTTCGAAGGGTCATACTGAAGACAGTGGAACCGCTGGCGGTCCTTCTGCTACAGGCTCCGCGGATTCGGACGGGCTGAATGGAAACGGACAAACAGGAGATGGGGATGGACACCAGCCGTCAGCGCGTGAGCTTGCTTTTCGGGAACAGGAAGCGAAGCTGGCTGCTCTTATGGGCGTAATCACCCAGTATGTGGAGGAGAATAACCTCGGGGAACAGATTTTTGTTGCCGATAAACCGCAGGGCATTGCCATCACGCTGAGTGACCGGTTCCTGTTCGATGCGGGTAAGGCCGAGCTGAAATCCCCTGCTTTCCCTGCCCTGCGCCAGCTCTCCGGCCTGTTTCGCGGTATCGGGGCGACGATCAGCATCGAAGGCCATACCGACAATGTTCCTGTGACCCCCGGATCGTTATACAGAGACAACTGGGAGCTATCCGGCGCCCGTGCGCTGTCCGTCCTGCGCTTTTTTCTGGACAAAGAGGGGCTGAGCCCTGATACCTTCCAATATGCAGGGTACGCCGATACCCGGCCCGCCTATGATAATACAACCGCAGAGGGAAAGCAGCGGAACCGCCGGGTTGAATTGATTGTGCTGCGGCAGCTTCAGGAGGAAGAATAG
- the uvrA gene encoding excinuclease ABC subunit UvrA, which produces MAHESIVIKGARAHNLKNIDVTIPRDRFVVLTGLSGSGKSSLAFDTIYAEGQRRYVESLSAYARQFLGQMEKPDVDSIDGLSPAISIDQKTTSRNPRSTVGTVTEIYDYLRLLFARIGHPHCPDHGIEITSQTVEQMVDRIMQYPEKTRLQILAPVISGRKGEHKGLFTDISKQGFVRVRVDGELREVTEDIVLEKNKKHTIEVVVDRIVIKDDIETRLTDSLETALKLSGGQILVDVMGQEELLFSASFACPVCGFSIEELAPRMFSFNSPFGACPECDGLGMNMVVDPDLLIPDMEKSIEEGAFLAWTGSTSNYYPQFLKSVCEHFKIPQNVPVSSLSPEQMNKLLHGTGSEKIRFRYENDFGQRKDALVAFEGIIPNLERRYRDTASEGIREFIEGFMSAKPCHSCKGKRLKKEILAVTINERNVANVTDLSIGDCLDFFADLQLSEKETAIAHLILKEISSRLGFLVNVGLNYLTLSRAAGSLSGGEAQRIRLATQIGSSLMGVLYILDEPSIGLHQRDNDRLIATLAHMRDLGNTLIVVEHDEDTMMAADYIIDIGPGAGKHGGQVIAQGTPEEIMKDPGSLTGEYLSGRKFIPVTSKRRPTDNERWIEIRGAKENNLKNVNVKIPLGVFTAVTGVSGSGKSSLINEILYKSLARQLNKAVKVRPGLHKEIRGLENLDKVIEIDQSPIGRTPRSNPATYTGVFDDIRDLFSKTNEAKVRGFQKGRFSFNVKGGRCEACRGDGIIKIEMHFLPDVYVPCEVCKGKRYNRETLEVKYKGKNISDVLEMTVEDATEFFKNIPKIHRKMQTLLDVGLGYINIGQPGTTLSGGEAQRVKLASELYRRSTGKTLYILDEPTTGLHVDDIGRLLEVLHRLVDSGESVLVIEHNLDVIKTADYIIDMGPEGGSGGGTVLATGTPEKLISVEESYTGRYLKPVLIRDTERTQAMELQASEMV; this is translated from the coding sequence TTGGCACATGAAAGTATAGTAATCAAGGGCGCAAGGGCCCATAATCTCAAGAACATCGACGTAACGATTCCGCGTGACCGCTTCGTCGTGCTAACGGGACTGAGCGGTTCGGGTAAATCCTCCCTGGCCTTCGACACCATCTACGCCGAGGGACAACGCCGGTATGTGGAGTCTTTGTCTGCCTATGCCCGCCAGTTCCTGGGCCAAATGGAGAAGCCGGATGTGGATTCCATCGACGGACTCTCTCCGGCCATATCAATTGACCAGAAGACGACTAGCCGTAACCCGCGTTCCACGGTTGGGACGGTTACCGAAATCTATGACTATCTGCGGCTGCTCTTTGCCCGGATCGGCCATCCGCATTGTCCGGATCATGGCATAGAGATCACTTCCCAGACCGTTGAACAGATGGTGGACCGGATTATGCAATACCCGGAGAAGACCCGGCTGCAGATTCTGGCCCCGGTCATTTCCGGCCGTAAGGGTGAGCATAAGGGTCTGTTCACAGATATCTCGAAGCAAGGCTTCGTCCGTGTACGTGTGGACGGTGAACTGCGCGAAGTGACGGAAGACATTGTACTGGAAAAGAATAAGAAGCATACGATTGAGGTTGTTGTTGACCGGATTGTAATTAAGGATGACATCGAGACCCGGCTTACCGATTCCTTGGAAACTGCGCTGAAGCTTTCCGGTGGTCAGATTCTCGTTGATGTGATGGGCCAGGAAGAGCTGCTGTTCAGTGCCAGCTTCGCTTGTCCTGTCTGCGGATTCAGCATAGAAGAGCTGGCGCCGCGCATGTTCTCCTTCAACAGTCCATTTGGGGCTTGCCCTGAGTGTGACGGGCTGGGGATGAATATGGTAGTCGATCCCGATCTGCTGATCCCGGATATGGAGAAGTCCATTGAAGAAGGAGCTTTCCTGGCCTGGACAGGCAGTACATCGAACTACTATCCGCAGTTCCTGAAATCGGTGTGCGAGCATTTCAAGATCCCGCAGAATGTACCGGTTAGCAGCCTCTCCCCGGAGCAGATGAACAAGCTGCTGCATGGAACGGGCAGTGAGAAGATCCGCTTCCGGTATGAGAACGACTTCGGCCAGCGCAAAGACGCCCTGGTTGCTTTTGAAGGAATCATTCCTAATCTGGAGCGCCGGTACCGCGATACAGCTTCCGAAGGAATCCGTGAGTTCATTGAAGGCTTCATGAGCGCCAAGCCCTGCCATTCATGTAAGGGCAAGCGGCTTAAGAAAGAGATTCTGGCGGTGACCATCAACGAGCGGAATGTTGCGAATGTGACGGATCTGTCGATTGGGGATTGCCTGGACTTCTTCGCAGATCTCCAGCTTAGCGAGAAAGAAACAGCAATTGCCCATCTGATTCTCAAGGAAATCAGCAGCCGGCTCGGCTTCCTGGTGAATGTGGGGCTCAACTACCTGACCCTTAGCCGGGCAGCGGGTTCGTTATCCGGCGGGGAAGCCCAGCGCATCAGGCTGGCTACCCAGATCGGCTCCAGTCTGATGGGTGTCCTTTATATTCTGGATGAGCCAAGTATCGGCCTGCATCAGCGGGACAATGACCGCCTGATTGCTACGCTGGCCCATATGCGCGACCTGGGTAACACGCTTATCGTCGTTGAGCATGATGAGGATACCATGATGGCGGCTGACTATATCATCGACATTGGACCGGGTGCCGGGAAGCACGGTGGCCAGGTCATCGCCCAAGGGACCCCGGAGGAGATTATGAAGGACCCCGGTTCTCTGACCGGTGAGTACTTGAGCGGACGCAAGTTCATCCCGGTGACTTCGAAGCGGCGGCCAACCGATAATGAGCGCTGGATCGAGATCCGTGGAGCGAAGGAGAATAACCTGAAGAATGTGAATGTAAAAATTCCACTCGGCGTCTTCACAGCAGTAACCGGGGTATCCGGCTCCGGCAAATCTTCGCTCATCAACGAGATCCTCTACAAGAGTCTGGCCCGCCAGCTTAACAAGGCGGTCAAGGTCCGTCCCGGCTTGCACAAAGAAATCCGCGGCCTGGAGAATCTGGACAAGGTCATCGAGATTGACCAGTCCCCCATTGGACGTACTCCGCGCTCCAATCCGGCTACGTACACAGGCGTGTTCGATGATATCCGTGATCTGTTCTCCAAGACGAACGAGGCCAAGGTGCGCGGCTTCCAGAAGGGGCGCTTCAGCTTCAATGTGAAGGGCGGCCGCTGTGAGGCATGCCGTGGAGACGGCATTATCAAGATTGAGATGCACTTCCTGCCGGATGTCTACGTACCTTGTGAAGTCTGCAAAGGCAAACGGTATAACCGCGAGACGCTGGAAGTGAAATATAAAGGCAAGAATATCTCGGATGTGCTGGAGATGACGGTGGAGGATGCCACGGAGTTCTTCAAGAATATTCCGAAGATTCACCGTAAAATGCAGACCTTACTGGATGTAGGCCTAGGCTACATCAACATCGGGCAGCCGGGAACCACACTGTCCGGCGGTGAGGCCCAGCGTGTGAAGCTGGCCTCCGAGCTGTACCGCCGCAGCACCGGCAAGACGCTCTATATCCTGGATGAGCCGACAACCGGCCTGCATGTCGATGATATCGGCCGTCTGCTTGAGGTGCTGCACCGCCTGGTCGATTCCGGTGAATCGGTGCTGGTCATCGAGCATAATCTCGATGTCATCAAGACAGCCGACTATATCATCGATATGGGACCGGAAGGCGGCAGCGGCGGCGGTACCGTCCTTGCTACCGGAACACCGGAGAAGCTGATTAGCGTTGAAGAATCCTACACTGGCCGCTACCTGAAGCCGGTCCTGATCCGTGATACGGAACGTACGCAGGCTATGGAACTGCAGGCTTCTGAGATGGTGTAA
- a CDS encoding flagellar motor protein — protein sequence MDFITILGLLAGIAAMIGGFLWEGGSLSGLLQPNAALIVFGGTLAAVLISFPASKLRTIPAALRLAFGRQRDTSREQAEELIALAALTRRGGVLALEKRAEEHPDPFTREGLFLIVDGNDPDQVRQILELGMDAKELKYEGYAKIFEAAGGYAPTMGIIGTVMGLIRVLSNLTDPSNLGGSIAVAFTATLYGVASANLLFLPIASKIKSRSQSELGTMEMLLVGILSLQNGDHPHLVRQKLAPFLTDAPKRSSSTSPGEPL from the coding sequence ATGGATTTCATTACAATACTCGGCCTGCTGGCCGGAATTGCCGCTATGATCGGCGGTTTTCTGTGGGAAGGCGGCAGCCTGTCCGGCCTGCTGCAGCCCAATGCTGCCCTGATCGTATTCGGCGGTACCCTTGCGGCGGTGCTTATCAGTTTCCCGGCGTCCAAGCTCCGCACTATTCCGGCGGCGCTCCGCCTGGCTTTTGGCCGGCAACGGGACACCAGCCGGGAACAAGCCGAAGAGCTGATTGCCCTGGCTGCACTCACGCGGCGCGGCGGTGTTCTCGCATTAGAGAAGCGGGCGGAGGAGCATCCTGATCCTTTTACCCGTGAAGGCCTGTTTCTGATTGTCGACGGCAATGACCCTGATCAGGTCCGCCAGATCCTGGAGCTCGGGATGGATGCCAAGGAGCTGAAATATGAAGGCTATGCCAAAATATTCGAAGCCGCCGGCGGCTATGCACCGACCATGGGGATTATCGGCACCGTTATGGGGCTGATCCGGGTTCTGAGCAACCTAACGGACCCTTCCAATCTGGGCGGGTCAATTGCCGTAGCTTTTACAGCAACACTCTATGGCGTAGCCAGCGCTAATCTACTCTTTTTACCCATTGCCTCCAAAATCAAATCCCGCAGCCAAAGTGAGCTGGGCACCATGGAGATGCTGCTCGTCGGCATTCTGTCCCTGCAGAACGGAGATCACCCGCATCTGGTCCGGCAAAAGCTGGCCCCCTTCCTGACAGACGCTCCTAAACGCAGCAGCAGTACCAGCCCGGGGGAACCGCTATGA
- the uvrB gene encoding excinuclease ABC subunit UvrB — protein MSDIVVSTKTFALESEYTPQGDQPHAIEELLDGIRQGKKHQTLLGATGTGKTFTIAQVISKLNRPTLVIAHNKTLAAQLASEFKEFFPSNSVDYFVSYYDYYQPEAYIPSSDTYIEKDSSINEEIDKLRHSATSSLFERRDVIIVASVSCIYGLGSPQEYGSLLLSLRVGMEKPRNQILSRLVDIQYQRNDINFVRGTFRVRGDVVEIFPASQGEHAIRVELFGDEIERITEIDVLTGELIGERDHIAIFPASHFVTQEETMRVALVNIERELEERLAVLREAGKLLEAQRLEQRTRYDIEMMKEVGFCSGIENYSGPLTFREPGATPYTLMDYFPDDMLIVIDESHVTLPQIRAMYNGDRARKTVLVEHGFRLPSALDNRPLQFEEFEDKVSQIVYVSATPGPYEMEHCDTMVQQIIRPTGLLDPIIEVRPTEGQIDDLISEIRDRVERDERVLVTTLTKKMSEDLTDYFKEIGIKVRYMHSDIKTLERMAILRDLRLGTFHVLVGINLLREGLDLPEVSLVAILDADKEGFLRSERSLIQTIGRAARNSEGRVIMYGDRITDSMEKAMSETQRRREIQIAHNEKHGITPTTINKKVRDIIEATKVAESKADYLTGVGGKLNKKDKQSLMQRLEAEMKDAAKNLQFERAAELRDALLELRAE, from the coding sequence ATGAGTGATATTGTCGTCAGTACGAAGACTTTTGCACTGGAGTCCGAGTATACACCCCAGGGCGATCAGCCTCATGCCATAGAAGAGTTATTGGACGGCATCCGGCAGGGCAAGAAGCACCAGACGCTGCTGGGAGCGACAGGTACAGGCAAGACCTTTACCATCGCACAAGTGATTTCCAAGTTGAACCGCCCGACGCTGGTCATTGCGCACAATAAGACGCTTGCTGCGCAGCTGGCGAGTGAGTTCAAAGAATTTTTTCCGAGCAATTCCGTGGATTACTTCGTCAGTTACTACGATTACTACCAGCCAGAGGCGTACATTCCTTCCTCCGATACCTACATTGAGAAAGACTCCAGCATAAATGAAGAAATCGACAAGCTCCGCCACTCGGCAACCAGCTCACTGTTCGAACGCCGTGACGTTATTATTGTGGCGAGTGTGTCCTGTATTTATGGTCTCGGTTCGCCGCAGGAATACGGAAGCTTGCTGCTCTCTCTGCGTGTAGGGATGGAGAAGCCGCGCAATCAGATTCTGAGCCGGCTCGTAGATATCCAGTATCAGCGTAATGATATTAATTTCGTGCGTGGTACGTTCCGTGTGCGCGGGGATGTCGTTGAGATCTTCCCGGCATCCCAGGGCGAGCATGCGATCCGGGTAGAGCTGTTCGGAGACGAGATCGAACGGATTACGGAGATTGATGTTCTGACAGGCGAGCTGATCGGCGAACGCGATCATATCGCGATTTTCCCGGCGTCTCACTTCGTAACCCAGGAAGAGACGATGCGTGTAGCGCTGGTCAATATTGAGCGTGAGCTGGAGGAGCGGCTGGCTGTACTCCGCGAAGCAGGCAAGCTGCTGGAGGCGCAGCGGCTGGAGCAACGGACCCGTTATGATATCGAGATGATGAAGGAAGTCGGCTTCTGCTCGGGGATCGAGAACTATTCCGGTCCGCTTACCTTCCGGGAGCCGGGAGCGACTCCTTACACATTGATGGACTATTTCCCGGATGACATGCTGATTGTGATTGACGAGTCCCATGTGACGCTGCCGCAGATCCGGGCGATGTATAACGGTGACCGTGCGCGGAAGACCGTCCTGGTGGAGCACGGCTTCCGCCTGCCGTCTGCGCTGGATAACCGTCCGCTGCAATTCGAGGAATTCGAAGACAAGGTGAGTCAGATTGTATATGTGTCCGCAACACCGGGGCCTTATGAGATGGAGCATTGCGATACTATGGTTCAGCAGATTATCCGTCCTACCGGTCTGCTTGACCCGATCATTGAAGTGCGTCCAACCGAAGGACAGATCGATGATCTGATTAGCGAAATCCGTGACCGGGTAGAACGCGATGAGCGTGTACTCGTAACCACTCTAACGAAGAAGATGTCTGAGGACCTGACGGATTACTTCAAGGAGATTGGTATCAAGGTACGTTATATGCACTCCGATATCAAGACGCTGGAGCGGATGGCGATCCTGCGTGATCTCCGTCTGGGTACCTTCCACGTGCTGGTCGGTATTAACCTGCTCAGAGAGGGTCTTGACCTGCCTGAGGTGTCGCTGGTCGCGATTCTGGATGCTGATAAGGAAGGCTTCCTCCGTTCCGAGCGTTCGCTGATCCAGACGATCGGCCGTGCCGCCCGTAACTCGGAGGGCCGGGTCATTATGTACGGCGACCGCATCACCGACTCCATGGAGAAGGCGATGAGCGAGACCCAGCGCCGCCGTGAGATTCAGATCGCTCATAATGAGAAGCACGGGATTACCCCGACGACCATCAACAAGAAGGTGCGCGATATCATCGAGGCGACTAAGGTGGCCGAGTCCAAGGCTGATTACCTCACCGGTGTCGGCGGCAAGCTGAACAAGAAAGACAAGCAGAGCCTGATGCAGCGTCTGGAGGCCGAGATGAAGGACGCCGCCAAGAACCTGCAATTCGAACGCGCCGCCGAACTGCGCGATGCCTTGCTTGAATTGCGGGCAGAGTAA
- the gmd gene encoding GDP-mannose 4,6-dehydratase codes for MTKHALITGITGQDGSYLAELLLSKGYKVFGLRRRTSIPIMDNIGHLKNEIEFIEGDLLDLGSLMRAVNISDPDEVYNLAAQSFVATSWVQPVATAQATGMGVTHLLEAVRLTKPDAKFYQASSSEMFGKVLATPQKETTPFYPRSPYGVAKVYGHWITVNYRESYNMFACSGILFNHESPRRGIEFVTRKVSDAVARIKLGLQTELRMGNLDAKRDWGFAGDYVKAMWLMLQQDKADDFVISTAETHTIEELVDIAFTHVGLDWKDYVVVDQRFVRPAEVDLLLGDCSKAKEKLGWEREVTFEQLIKMMVDSDLALINEDLIKGVKIV; via the coding sequence ATGACAAAGCATGCACTAATTACAGGGATTACAGGACAAGATGGATCTTATTTGGCAGAGCTTCTCTTGTCAAAAGGATATAAAGTATTTGGTTTGCGCCGCAGAACGAGTATACCAATTATGGATAACATCGGACATCTAAAGAATGAAATCGAATTTATTGAGGGGGATTTGCTGGATCTGGGGTCACTGATGAGAGCGGTGAACATTTCAGATCCGGATGAAGTCTATAACCTGGCCGCCCAGTCTTTCGTAGCAACCTCCTGGGTTCAACCCGTTGCAACTGCCCAAGCTACCGGAATGGGTGTTACCCATTTGCTCGAGGCGGTGCGTTTGACTAAACCGGATGCTAAATTTTATCAAGCCTCAAGCAGTGAAATGTTTGGTAAGGTGTTAGCAACACCTCAGAAAGAAACGACCCCATTTTATCCACGAAGTCCATATGGTGTAGCTAAAGTTTATGGTCACTGGATTACTGTTAACTATAGAGAAAGCTATAACATGTTTGCTTGCTCTGGAATCTTGTTCAATCATGAATCGCCACGCCGTGGCATTGAATTTGTAACCCGTAAAGTGTCTGATGCTGTTGCGAGAATTAAGCTGGGTCTGCAAACCGAACTCCGGATGGGGAATCTGGATGCCAAAAGAGACTGGGGCTTCGCAGGCGATTATGTTAAAGCGATGTGGCTGATGCTTCAGCAGGATAAAGCGGATGATTTCGTAATCTCGACTGCGGAGACGCATACGATTGAAGAGCTTGTAGATATTGCATTTACGCATGTAGGATTGGATTGGAAAGATTATGTTGTGGTTGACCAGAGATTTGTTAGACCTGCTGAAGTGGATCTACTGCTTGGGGATTGCTCCAAGGCTAAAGAAAAGCTGGGTTGGGAACGGGAGGTTACATTTGAACAATTGATCAAGATGATGGTGGATAGCGATTTAGCGCTCATTAATGAGGATTTAATTAAAGGTGTTAAAATAGTGTGA
- a CDS encoding DUF3977 family protein, whose translation MKYIEFGIGNTWWVRTEIEQPDGTEVEIQGIVRPIIFRSCYIRVWIGRTVWIADSREGFKRGFKASRRFKIILGIRSEL comes from the coding sequence TTGAAATACATCGAATTTGGAATCGGAAATACGTGGTGGGTGCGAACAGAGATTGAACAGCCGGATGGCACGGAGGTCGAAATACAGGGTATCGTCCGGCCAATTATCTTCCGTTCCTGTTACATTCGCGTCTGGATCGGAAGAACCGTCTGGATTGCAGACTCACGGGAAGGATTCAAACGGGGATTTAAAGCATCCCGCCGGTTCAAAATCATCTTGGGCATCCGCAGTGAGCTGTAG